One Actinomadura viridis genomic region harbors:
- a CDS encoding helix-turn-helix domain-containing protein, which yields MELAGQVGRRLRELRAERGWSLSELARRSAIGKGTLSELEGGRRNPTLETLYALTTALGVPLSTVLTPAAARAGISGGAVDAVLVERFEDAAAVTEVYRVRIRAGTSQESAAHAPGTEEHLLVLGGTARAGAASDPQEVGPGGHGAWPADVPHLYSAPDGDVEAVLTVRYPSPQA from the coding sequence ATGGAGCTGGCCGGCCAGGTGGGGCGGCGGTTGCGGGAGCTGCGCGCCGAGCGCGGGTGGTCTCTGTCGGAGCTGGCCCGGCGGTCCGCGATCGGCAAGGGCACGCTGTCTGAACTGGAGGGCGGCCGGCGCAATCCGACGCTGGAGACGCTGTACGCGCTCACGACCGCCCTCGGCGTCCCCCTCAGCACCGTCCTGACCCCCGCCGCGGCCCGCGCCGGGATCTCGGGCGGCGCGGTGGACGCGGTCCTGGTCGAGCGCTTCGAGGACGCCGCCGCGGTCACGGAGGTGTACCGGGTGCGCATCCGGGCCGGGACGTCCCAGGAGTCCGCCGCGCATGCTCCGGGCACCGAGGAGCACCTCCTCGTGCTGGGCGGCACCGCCCGCGCCGGCGCCGCCTCCGACCCGCAGGAGGTGGGGCCCGGAGGGCATGGCGCGTGGCCCGCCGACGTCCCGCACCTGTACAGCGCGCCCGACGGTGACGTCGAGGCGGTGCTGACCGTCCGCTACCCGTCCCCCCAGGCGTGA
- the vph gene encoding viomycin phosphotransferase, whose product MNIRTTHRALLNCLLPHDKPDDLAVRQGQFHNVVLGSDRVVCLPRTRAAAARLPERVAALHALAGLDLGFRTPEPLLQGGAHGTDEVPFLVLSRIPGEPLETDALNNAHVVDTVAAQYATLLSGLARAGTDETVRAALPHAPEGQWWRFSENVRAELFQLMSDSGRLRAERELAALDDLPHLTRAVVHGDLGAENVLWEWTHGLPHLSGVIDWDDVTLSDPAEDLAAIGASYGPEFLERVLALGSWSDHGLFTRIAAIRGTFALQQALYAIRDGDEEELADGLADYR is encoded by the coding sequence TTGAACATCCGTACGACTCATCGCGCTCTGCTGAACTGTCTGCTGCCGCACGACAAACCGGACGACCTTGCAGTACGTCAGGGGCAATTCCACAACGTGGTCCTTGGCTCGGACCGCGTCGTGTGCCTGCCTCGCACCCGGGCAGCAGCCGCCCGGCTACCCGAGCGGGTGGCCGCGCTCCACGCACTCGCCGGCCTCGACCTCGGCTTCCGCACACCTGAGCCGCTGCTCCAGGGCGGCGCCCACGGCACCGACGAGGTGCCGTTCCTGGTACTCAGCCGCATTCCCGGGGAACCGCTGGAGACCGACGCCCTCAACAATGCCCATGTGGTCGACACCGTGGCGGCGCAATATGCCACGCTGCTGTCCGGTTTAGCCCGTGCTGGCACCGATGAGACGGTACGAGCAGCTCTCCCTCACGCCCCAGAAGGCCAGTGGTGGCGGTTCTCGGAGAACGTGCGCGCGGAGCTGTTCCAGCTCATGTCCGACAGCGGACGCCTACGGGCCGAGCGGGAACTCGCAGCACTCGACGACCTTCCCCACCTCACCCGAGCGGTGGTGCATGGCGATCTCGGTGCCGAGAACGTCCTATGGGAGTGGACGCACGGCCTACCGCACCTCTCCGGAGTAATCGACTGGGACGACGTCACACTCAGCGACCCGGCCGAGGACCTCGCAGCCATCGGCGCCAGTTACGGCCCTGAGTTCCTGGAGCGGGTGCTCGCCCTGGGCAGCTGGTCAGACCACGGACTCTTCACCCGCATAGCCGCGATCCGCGGCACATTCGCCCTGCAGCAAGCCCTCTACGCAATCCGCGACGGCGACGAAGAGGAACTCGCAGACGGCCTGGCCGACTACCGCTGA
- a CDS encoding pyridoxal phosphate-dependent aminotransferase translates to MERSSLEVVVMTVSRLRHIPGIGVDALGDAADAAADPELLRLENLDTDIRPPRIALERTRAAVDDDSANSYLPFQGRAGLREAAAGHVGAVAGRRYDPATECVSVAGGLNGVLNVLLATVEPGREVVLCDPIYAGLVNRVRLAGGVPRYVRSAPTADGWDVDPGELAAAVGPDTAVVLLMAPAMPTGALLDHRHWDALAPVVEAHGCWILYDAAMERIRFDGRPPDHPAAHPGLADRTITVGSASKELRMIGWRVGWVVGPAPIIADVDLVGLTNVVCQVGIAQQAVADALTAPDAAADVAAATLVWQRRRDVILRELAGYPCVRPDGGWSLLVDTAALGLTPEEASARLFERGKVAATPMTGWGPSGANYLRLVFANEPVERLTGLRDRFRAALG, encoded by the coding sequence ATGGAACGATCTTCCCTGGAGGTGGTGGTCATGACCGTGTCGCGCCTGCGGCACATCCCGGGCATCGGGGTCGACGCGCTCGGTGACGCGGCGGACGCCGCCGCCGACCCCGAGCTGCTGCGACTGGAGAACCTCGACACCGACATCCGGCCGCCGCGGATCGCCCTCGAACGTACGCGCGCCGCGGTCGACGACGACTCCGCCAACAGCTACCTGCCGTTCCAGGGCCGGGCGGGCCTGCGGGAGGCGGCGGCCGGACATGTCGGCGCCGTCGCGGGCCGCCGCTACGACCCGGCGACCGAGTGCGTGAGCGTCGCCGGCGGCCTCAACGGCGTGCTCAACGTGCTGCTCGCCACGGTCGAGCCCGGCCGGGAGGTCGTCCTCTGCGACCCGATCTACGCGGGGCTGGTCAACCGCGTCCGCCTCGCGGGCGGCGTCCCCCGGTACGTGCGGTCCGCGCCCACCGCGGACGGCTGGGACGTCGATCCCGGCGAGCTGGCGGCGGCCGTCGGGCCGGACACCGCCGTCGTGCTCCTGATGGCCCCGGCCATGCCCACCGGGGCCCTGCTCGACCACCGCCACTGGGACGCCCTCGCGCCGGTGGTGGAGGCCCACGGCTGCTGGATCCTGTACGACGCCGCGATGGAACGGATCCGGTTCGACGGCCGGCCGCCCGACCACCCGGCCGCCCATCCCGGCCTGGCCGACCGGACGATCACCGTCGGGTCGGCGTCCAAGGAGCTGCGCATGATCGGCTGGCGGGTCGGCTGGGTCGTCGGCCCCGCCCCGATCATCGCCGATGTCGACCTGGTCGGCCTGACCAACGTGGTGTGCCAGGTCGGGATCGCCCAGCAGGCGGTCGCCGACGCCCTCACCGCACCGGACGCCGCCGCCGATGTGGCCGCCGCCACCCTCGTCTGGCAGCGCCGCCGCGACGTCATCCTGCGCGAACTGGCCGGCTACCCCTGCGTGCGGCCGGACGGCGGCTGGTCGCTGCTCGTCGACACCGCCGCGCTGGGCCTGACCCCGGAGGAGGCGTCCGCACGGCTCTTCGAGCGGGGGAAGGTCGCCGCTACCCCGATGACCGGATGGGGGCCGAGCGGTGCGAACTACCTGCGGCTGGTCTTCGCCAACGAACCGGTCGAACGCCTCACCGGGCTGCGCGACCGCTTCCGCGCCGCCCTGGGCTGA
- a CDS encoding DUF899 domain-containing protein → MDDLPVVTDEEWRIACEALRVREKELTRELDALAAARRRLPMVRVEKDYTFEGPEGPTSLSGLFEGRSQLIVYTFMWHGTDHYCEGCSMFTDNIGHLAHLNARDVTLALVSEGPLAEITPFRRRMGWTVPWYSALGNDFNADMGTGNGFALNVFLRNGDSVYRTYTTSGRGVERLGSNWTFLDLTPFGRQERWEDSPEGRPQGEPYTWWRLHDDYETPAGR, encoded by the coding sequence ATGGACGACCTCCCGGTCGTGACGGACGAGGAATGGCGGATCGCCTGCGAGGCCCTGCGGGTGAGGGAGAAGGAGCTGACCCGGGAGCTGGACGCGCTCGCCGCGGCCCGGCGGAGGCTGCCCATGGTCCGGGTCGAGAAGGACTACACGTTCGAGGGACCGGAGGGGCCGACGAGCCTGTCCGGCCTGTTCGAGGGGCGCAGCCAACTGATCGTCTACACGTTCATGTGGCACGGCACCGACCACTACTGCGAAGGGTGCTCGATGTTCACCGACAACATCGGCCACCTGGCCCACCTGAACGCCCGGGACGTGACCCTCGCCCTGGTCTCCGAGGGACCCCTGGCCGAGATCACTCCGTTCAGGCGGCGCATGGGCTGGACCGTGCCGTGGTACTCAGCGCTCGGCAACGACTTCAACGCCGACATGGGCACGGGGAACGGCTTCGCACTCAACGTCTTCCTGCGCAACGGCGACAGCGTGTACCGCACCTACACGACCTCGGGCAGGGGCGTCGAAAGGCTCGGCAGCAACTGGACCTTCCTCGACCTCACCCCGTTCGGCCGCCAGGAGAGGTGGGAAGACTCGCCCGAGGGCCGGCCGCAAGGCGAGCCCTACACGTGGTGGCGCCTTCACGACGACTACGAGACACCGGCCGGGCGGTAG
- a CDS encoding haloacid dehalogenase type II — protein MPSRPRVVAFDVNETSMALEPLRTRFEEVGLPGHLLETWFARTLRDGMALGLAGDFEPFRIVAESALRAVGGYRIGEPAIEHVLDGFAALPAHPDLEPALRRLAEAGVRAVFLTNGARSTTEDFVARAGLGELVEGVITIGEVARWKPSAAVYGHAASVTGVPAGRLALVAAHAWDCHGAKRAGLVTGWVSRLEGRYAEIFAAPDVRGDDLVEVVEGLLALGV, from the coding sequence ATGCCGTCCCGGCCCCGGGTGGTGGCGTTCGACGTGAACGAGACGTCGATGGCGCTGGAACCCTTGCGGACCCGGTTCGAGGAGGTGGGCCTGCCCGGGCACCTGCTGGAGACGTGGTTCGCCCGGACGCTGCGCGACGGGATGGCCCTGGGCCTGGCCGGTGACTTCGAGCCGTTCCGCATCGTCGCCGAGAGCGCGCTGCGGGCGGTCGGCGGGTACCGGATCGGTGAACCGGCGATCGAGCACGTCCTGGACGGGTTCGCCGCCCTGCCCGCCCATCCCGACCTGGAGCCGGCCCTGCGGCGGCTGGCCGAGGCCGGTGTCCGGGCGGTGTTCCTGACCAACGGGGCCCGGTCCACCACCGAGGACTTCGTGGCCCGCGCCGGGCTGGGCGAACTGGTCGAGGGCGTGATCACGATCGGCGAGGTCGCGCGGTGGAAGCCGTCCGCCGCGGTGTACGGGCACGCCGCGTCCGTGACCGGGGTCCCGGCCGGACGGCTGGCGCTGGTGGCCGCGCACGCCTGGGACTGCCACGGAGCGAAGCGGGCGGGGCTCGTGACCGGCTGGGTCTCGCGGCTCGAAGGCCGCTACGCGGAGATCTTCGCCGCTCCCGACGTACGGGGAGACGATCTGGTCGAGGTCGTGGAGGGGCTGCTGGCCCTGGGCGTGTAA
- a CDS encoding MerR family transcriptional regulator has translation MRIGELAERAGVSTRALRYYEQQGLLVAGRSSNGYREYRESDLRLVEEIRSLLRAGFTLEDARPFVDCLRAGHAAGAACPESKAVYRRRLAEIDADIRTLVRLRAEVAEQLARACPGCALFPEGNDDHADRRELRHGGTRPRQARPGRLLDRLVPPVQDDRPDSGGDRGGVP, from the coding sequence ATGCGGATCGGAGAGCTGGCCGAACGGGCCGGGGTGAGCACGCGCGCGCTGCGCTACTACGAGCAGCAGGGGCTGCTGGTCGCCGGGCGTTCCAGCAACGGCTACCGGGAGTACCGGGAGTCCGATCTGCGGCTGGTCGAGGAGATCCGCTCGCTGCTGCGGGCGGGGTTCACCCTGGAGGACGCCCGGCCGTTCGTGGACTGCCTGCGGGCCGGTCACGCCGCGGGCGCCGCCTGCCCGGAGTCGAAGGCGGTCTACCGGCGCCGGCTCGCCGAGATCGACGCCGACATCCGCACCCTGGTCCGCCTGCGGGCGGAGGTGGCCGAGCAACTGGCGCGGGCCTGCCCGGGCTGCGCCCTGTTCCCGGAGGGAAACGATGATCACGCTGACCGGCGAGAACTTCGCCACGGAGGTACTCGGCCGCGACAAGCCCGTCCTGGTCGACTTCTGGACCGACTGGTGCCCCCCGTGCAAGATGATCGCCCCGATTCTGGAGGAGATCGCGGCGGAGTACCGTGA
- a CDS encoding alpha/beta hydrolase family esterase codes for MRTVRRALLVLFLAGALTGAPAGAPPAPGLSAGTAGATERPGPGTHERTLTMDGVWERDYLLHVPPGRAGRRPLVIALHGGLNDMRYMRESTGLDAVADANGFLVAYPDGFMRTWNAGGCCWFARMAGIDDVAFLDRLIDTLAGQGLADPRRIYLTGFSNGGGMAYRYACERARRVAAVGVVSGSLAVRCAPDAPVRVIAFHGTADFSVPYDGGGNQDWNNKDPFPPVSAVMDFWRSVGGLAPLDRITLETARTTCRTTGRGRTGAEVELCTVREGGHEWPGGQGADPELRASPLIWRFFSDHARNG; via the coding sequence ATGAGGACTGTGAGGCGCGCCCTGCTCGTGCTCTTCCTGGCCGGAGCGCTGACCGGAGCGCCGGCCGGAGCCCCGCCCGCCCCGGGCCTCTCCGCGGGCACCGCAGGAGCGACCGAACGCCCCGGGCCCGGCACCCATGAGCGCACGCTGACCATGGACGGCGTCTGGGAGCGGGACTACCTCCTGCACGTACCGCCCGGCCGCGCCGGGCGCAGGCCCCTGGTCATCGCCCTGCACGGCGGCCTGAACGACATGCGGTACATGCGGGAGTCCACGGGCCTGGACGCGGTGGCCGACGCGAACGGCTTCCTGGTCGCCTACCCGGACGGCTTCATGAGGACCTGGAACGCCGGCGGCTGCTGCTGGTTCGCCCGTATGGCGGGCATCGACGACGTGGCGTTCCTGGACCGGCTGATCGACACGCTGGCCGGGCAGGGCCTGGCCGACCCGCGGCGGATCTACCTGACCGGGTTCTCCAACGGCGGCGGCATGGCCTACCGGTACGCCTGCGAGCGGGCGCGCAGGGTCGCGGCCGTCGGGGTGGTGTCGGGGTCCCTGGCGGTACGGTGCGCGCCGGACGCCCCGGTGCGGGTGATCGCCTTCCACGGCACCGCCGACTTCTCCGTTCCCTACGACGGCGGCGGCAACCAGGACTGGAACAACAAGGACCCGTTCCCGCCGGTCTCCGCCGTGATGGACTTCTGGCGTTCGGTCGGCGGGCTGGCGCCGCTGGACCGGATCACCCTGGAGACCGCCCGCACCACCTGCCGTACGACGGGCCGGGGCCGGACCGGCGCCGAGGTGGAGCTGTGCACCGTCCGGGAGGGCGGGCACGAGTGGCCCGGCGGGCAGGGCGCCGACCCCGAGCTGCGGGCGAGCCCGCTGATCTGGCGGTTCTTCAGCGACCACGCGCGGAACGGGTGA
- a CDS encoding SDR family NAD(P)-dependent oxidoreductase has protein sequence MIDTRLGGRTALVTGANGPLGIGAAIARALAAEGVRLALCSLPEALPDRPDRYALSKADDGRRVLGEVRALGVEAELFEVDLATVDAADLFERVEGALGPVEILVNNAAYCVPDTFLPDGRTVDGASLDAHHAVNTRAPALLMTEFHRRHLRRGADWGRIVSISTDAAPGAPGEISYWATKNALESLSRSAALEFGAAGITVNIISPGPIQTGWLDGGLEGEVAALSPLGRVGHPEDIADIAVFLASHQGRWLTGQTILAGGGKRMI, from the coding sequence ATGATCGATACCCGGCTCGGTGGGCGTACCGCGCTGGTCACGGGTGCCAACGGGCCTCTGGGCATCGGGGCCGCCATCGCCCGGGCCCTGGCGGCCGAGGGGGTACGGCTCGCGCTGTGCTCGCTGCCGGAGGCGCTGCCCGACAGGCCCGACCGCTATGCGCTGTCCAAGGCCGACGACGGGCGCCGGGTCCTGGGCGAGGTCCGCGCCCTGGGAGTGGAGGCGGAACTGTTCGAGGTCGATCTGGCCACCGTGGACGCCGCCGACCTGTTCGAACGGGTCGAAGGGGCGCTCGGGCCCGTGGAGATCCTGGTGAACAACGCCGCCTACTGCGTCCCGGACACCTTCCTGCCCGACGGCCGTACGGTCGACGGGGCCTCCCTGGACGCGCACCACGCTGTGAACACCCGGGCGCCGGCGTTGCTGATGACCGAGTTCCACCGCCGCCACCTGCGGCGCGGCGCGGACTGGGGGCGCATCGTCAGCATCAGCACCGACGCCGCTCCGGGCGCGCCCGGGGAGATCTCGTACTGGGCCACCAAGAACGCGCTGGAGAGCCTGAGCCGTTCCGCCGCCCTGGAGTTCGGCGCGGCGGGCATCACGGTCAACATCATCTCCCCGGGCCCGATCCAGACCGGCTGGCTGGACGGCGGTCTGGAAGGGGAGGTGGCCGCGCTCAGTCCGCTGGGCCGGGTCGGGCATCCCGAGGACATCGCCGACATCGCCGTCTTCCTGGCCTCCCACCAGGGACGATGGCTGACGGGGCAGACCATCCTCGCCGGTGGAGGGAAGCGGATGATCTGA
- a CDS encoding helix-turn-helix domain-containing protein, giving the protein MGERARSAGARPGPAEVPAGVAEPLRPFLGVTAAEMVREIQALVPEYARPPESDYGRRMRWTVEQTVRHFVDALGRAGTGGDELAEIYVGIGAHEAREGRSLDGLQTAIRVSGQVACRRFIKDARRLDWSLATLGEIIESLFVFLERLAGAAARGYADARQQLATERERHRGRLRDLLVVEPPASLEAVRELAGAAGWDPPRTIALVALGPAMEDHAPVTPPAILADWHGPRPYLVLPDPDGPGRERTVDGLVRSRPAAIGPTVPLNKGAVSLRWARRTLDLVLRGVIPEKAPVVWSDHVSTLVASMSEELLDLAARARLRPLLELPRHRREPLVRTLLAYMESRDNAVAASERLVVHEQTVRYRIRRLEQLLGDMLYDPDRRIELLLLLHTWVRFPDVPREPDGTGGTSPRGVTRSARGR; this is encoded by the coding sequence GTGGGCGAGAGGGCGAGGTCCGCCGGGGCGAGGCCGGGGCCGGCGGAGGTGCCGGCGGGCGTGGCGGAGCCGCTGCGGCCGTTCCTGGGCGTGACCGCGGCGGAGATGGTGCGGGAGATCCAGGCCCTGGTGCCCGAGTACGCGCGGCCCCCGGAGAGCGACTACGGCCGGCGGATGCGCTGGACGGTCGAGCAGACGGTGCGCCACTTCGTCGACGCCCTGGGCCGGGCGGGCACCGGAGGCGACGAGCTGGCCGAGATCTACGTCGGGATCGGCGCCCACGAGGCGCGCGAGGGGCGCAGCCTGGACGGCCTGCAGACCGCGATCCGCGTCAGCGGGCAGGTGGCGTGCCGCCGCTTCATCAAGGACGCCCGGCGGCTGGACTGGTCGCTGGCCACCCTCGGGGAGATCATCGAGTCGCTCTTCGTGTTCCTGGAGCGGCTGGCCGGGGCCGCGGCGCGCGGGTACGCCGACGCCCGGCAGCAGCTGGCCACCGAACGGGAACGGCACCGGGGGCGGCTGCGCGACCTGCTGGTGGTCGAGCCGCCCGCCAGCCTGGAGGCGGTGCGCGAACTCGCCGGGGCGGCCGGCTGGGATCCGCCGCGCACCATCGCGCTGGTCGCGCTCGGCCCGGCGATGGAGGACCACGCGCCGGTCACCCCGCCGGCGATCCTCGCCGACTGGCACGGCCCCCGGCCCTACCTGGTGCTGCCGGACCCCGACGGCCCCGGGCGGGAACGTACGGTGGACGGGCTGGTCCGGAGCCGCCCGGCGGCGATCGGCCCCACCGTGCCGCTGAACAAGGGGGCGGTCTCGCTGCGCTGGGCCAGGCGCACGCTCGACCTGGTGCTGCGCGGCGTCATCCCGGAGAAGGCGCCGGTCGTGTGGTCCGACCATGTCTCCACGCTGGTGGCGTCCATGAGCGAGGAACTGCTCGACCTGGCCGCCCGCGCGCGGCTGCGCCCGCTGCTGGAACTGCCGCGGCACCGCAGGGAACCGCTCGTCCGGACCCTGCTCGCCTACATGGAGAGCCGCGACAACGCCGTCGCGGCGTCGGAACGGCTGGTGGTCCACGAGCAGACCGTGCGCTACCGGATCCGCCGCCTCGAACAGCTCCTCGGCGACATGCTGTACGACCCGGACCGCAGGATCGAGCTGCTGCTCCTGCTGCACACCTGGGTTCGGTTCCCCGACGTCCCCCGGGAACCGGACGGTACCGGCGGCACCAGCCCGCGCGGGGTCACCCGTTCCGCGCGTGGTCGCTGA
- a CDS encoding thioredoxin family protein: MVDFWTDWCPPCKMIAPILEEIAAEYRDRLVVAKINGDDHPEIVRRYGVMGFPTLGLFRDGEMVHRIVGAKPKRRLLADLDGLF, from the coding sequence CTGGTCGACTTCTGGACCGACTGGTGCCCCCCGTGCAAGATGATCGCCCCGATTCTGGAGGAGATCGCGGCGGAGTACCGTGACCGCCTGGTCGTCGCGAAGATCAACGGCGACGACCACCCCGAGATCGTGCGGCGGTACGGCGTCATGGGCTTCCCCACGCTGGGCCTCTTCCGCGACGGTGAGATGGTCCACCGGATCGTCGGGGCCAAGCCCAAGCGCCGCCTGCTCGCCGACCTGGACGGCCTCTTCTAA
- the def gene encoding peptide deformylase, whose translation MTTGEVRPITLVGTPVLHRACRPVERFDDELARLTEDMFASMYAADGVGLAANQIGVDLRVFVYDCPDEDDRPHKGVIVNPALVLPDLGERRLDDGDEGCLSVPGAHARLARPDRATCHGFDVTGEPVTVEGTGLLARCLQHETDHLEGRLYIDRLSKRERKKVLKDHEFFRAEAEAEREQEQAG comes from the coding sequence ATGACCACGGGAGAGGTACGGCCGATCACGCTGGTGGGAACCCCGGTCCTGCACCGCGCGTGCCGCCCGGTCGAACGCTTCGACGACGAGCTGGCGCGGCTCACCGAGGACATGTTCGCGAGCATGTACGCGGCCGACGGGGTCGGCCTGGCCGCCAACCAGATCGGCGTCGACCTGCGCGTCTTCGTGTACGACTGCCCGGACGAGGACGACCGGCCGCACAAGGGCGTGATCGTCAACCCCGCGCTCGTCCTCCCGGACCTCGGCGAGCGGCGCCTGGACGACGGTGACGAGGGCTGCCTGTCGGTCCCCGGCGCGCACGCCCGGCTGGCCCGTCCCGACCGCGCGACCTGCCACGGCTTCGACGTCACGGGCGAGCCCGTCACCGTGGAGGGCACCGGCCTGCTGGCCCGGTGCCTCCAGCACGAGACCGACCACCTGGAGGGGCGGCTCTACATCGACCGCCTGTCCAAGCGCGAGCGCAAGAAGGTCCTCAAGGACCACGAATTCTTCCGCGCCGAGGCCGAGGCCGAACGGGAGCAGGAACAGGCCGGCTGA
- a CDS encoding pyridoxamine 5'-phosphate oxidase family protein: MNFLEPTAELLFSAQDATPMSTDEATIKSWDEARICLESAPKAWLSTVRPDGRPHAMPVLPVLVDGVPCFTTRPGSRKGRNLATNPGCVITAGNDVLDLVIEGDAVRVRDDDGLRRIAGAFKAKFGWEFALRDGGAYDDGLPGSPEYGFYRITPQRAFGYGPDGLTATRWRFDQTA, encoded by the coding sequence ATGAACTTCCTCGAACCCACCGCAGAACTGCTGTTCTCCGCGCAGGACGCGACGCCGATGAGCACCGACGAGGCGACGATCAAGTCCTGGGATGAGGCACGGATCTGCCTGGAGTCCGCTCCCAAGGCGTGGCTGTCGACCGTCCGCCCCGATGGGCGCCCCCATGCCATGCCCGTCCTGCCGGTCCTCGTGGACGGCGTGCCGTGCTTCACCACCCGCCCCGGCTCCCGCAAGGGCAGGAACCTCGCGACCAACCCCGGTTGCGTGATCACGGCCGGGAACGACGTGCTCGACCTCGTGATCGAGGGCGACGCGGTACGGGTGAGGGACGACGACGGGCTCCGCCGGATCGCCGGCGCGTTCAAAGCCAAGTTCGGCTGGGAATTCGCCCTGCGCGACGGCGGAGCCTACGACGACGGCCTGCCTGGTTCCCCCGAGTACGGGTTCTACCGGATCACGCCCCAGCGCGCGTTCGGCTACGGTCCCGACGGCCTGACCGCGACGCGCTGGCGCTTCGACCAGACCGCCTGA
- a CDS encoding winged helix-turn-helix transcriptional regulator: MQHHPFGDMACSIARTLDVIGDRWSPLVLRDVYVGINRFEQIQRDLGVSRKVLAERLSWLVEKEVLERREYSSRPPRHEYVLTDKGLDLCDVLMAITRWGDRWTAGEAGPPVLYRHHACGEIAHAEPRCGVCGEPMHASDIDVLPGPGSRA, translated from the coding sequence ATGCAGCACCACCCGTTCGGTGACATGGCCTGTTCGATAGCGCGCACGCTCGACGTCATCGGCGACCGCTGGTCGCCGCTGGTGCTGCGTGACGTCTACGTCGGCATCAACCGCTTCGAGCAGATCCAGCGCGACCTCGGCGTCTCCCGCAAGGTGCTGGCCGAGCGACTGTCCTGGCTGGTCGAGAAGGAGGTCCTGGAGCGGCGGGAGTACTCGAGTCGCCCGCCGCGCCACGAGTACGTCCTCACTGACAAGGGGCTGGACCTGTGCGATGTGCTCATGGCGATCACCCGGTGGGGTGACCGCTGGACCGCGGGGGAGGCGGGGCCGCCCGTGCTCTACCGGCACCATGCCTGCGGTGAGATCGCCCATGCGGAGCCGCGCTGCGGGGTCTGCGGCGAACCGATGCACGCCAGTGACATCGACGTCCTGCCCGGTCCCGGCAGCCGGGCCTGA